Genomic DNA from Bremerella sp. JC817:
CGCCACGAACTGATGATGAGCGTCGGCGGCAGCCGTAGTCTCGAATGGGAAAGCGAGGACACGGACGGCGGCAAGCCGAGCCGCAACTGGCTGCGCACCAAGGCCAACAGCATCGAGGGCGGAACCAGCGAAGTCATGCTGAACGTCATTTCCAAGCGTATTCTCGACCTGCCGGGAGCCT
This window encodes:
- a CDS encoding acyl-CoA dehydrogenase family protein, translated to AGEIDPVLRAELAMFDVDALAYACMGEKFLDEVKVGKGHPAQPNMIKYAGTELNKRRHELMMSVGGSRSLEWESEDTDGGKPSRNWLRTKANSIEGGTSEVMLNVISKRILDLPGA